A window of Acidobacteriota bacterium genomic DNA:
CGACTTCAGCAAGCGCAACGTTATCGCAGCGGAGATAGAGAAGGTGATCGCGGCACTGACAAGCAAGTCTTTCAGCCGCGATGAATTTCTGGCGCAGCTCGACCACTTCTATAACGCCATCGAGAAGGCAGCGCAGCACACTGCCGACTGGCAAGAGCGGCAGCGCTTCCTGAACACAGTCTATGAGCGCTTCTTCCAAGGTTATTCGGCGAGGGAGGCGGACACGCTGGGCATCGTGTACACGCCACAGGAGATTGTGGAGTTCATGGTGCGGAGCGTAGAGGAGATCCTGGAAAAGGAGTTCGACCGCTCGCTGAGCGCCGAAAACGTACACGTCCTCGACCCCTTCGTCGGCACTGGCAGCTTCATGGTGCGGGTGATGAAAGAAATCAAGACGACCGCGCTCGAACAAAAGTACAAGAATGAACTGTGGTGCAACGAGATCATGCTGCTCCCGTACTACATCGCCAGCATGAACATCGAACATGAGTACTTCGAGAGAACTGGGAAGTACGAACCGTTCGAAGGCATCTGCCTGGTGGATACATTCGAGCTCGCAGAGAGCAGCCAGGGCGGACTAGGGTTCATGAACGCTGAGAATACGGCGCGCGTAGCGAGGCAAAAACACGCGCCAATCAAGGTGATTGTTGGCAATCCCCCATACAACGTCGGGCAGGCAAATGAAAACGACAACAATAAGAACAGGCCACACCCAACGCTGGACCGCCGCGTCTCTGAGAGCTACTCCCGATCTTCGAAGGCCACAAGTCTTGCCAAGCTGAACGACGCATACATCAGAGCGTTCCGATGGGCCAGCGACAGGCTAGGCAGCGAGGGTGTCGTCGCATTTGTCACCAATAGTAGCTACCTCGATAAGTTTGCCTTCGACGGTGTCCGGAAGCACTTGTGCGAGGAGTTTGATGACATCTACATTGTCGACCTCGGCGGCGATGTACGGAAGAATCCAAAGCTGTCCGGAACCACGCACAATGTATTCGGTATTCAGGTCGGAGTCTGTATCGGCATTTTCGTAAGACGAAGAGTGCGTTCGGAGCTTGGCCGAGTGCACTATTTTGCCACTGGCCTGGATTGGCGCCGCGAGCAAAAGCTAGAACAGCTTCGGCAGTTAGGATCGCTCCGTACTACGCCGCTTGCGGAACTGCATCCAGATCAACGTTTCTCGTGGTTAACAGAAGGACTGCTCAGCGACTTTGATGCGGGGGTACCGCTGGGGTCCAAAGACGCCTCACAAAGCGCGACGTTTAGGACCTATGGCCTCGGCCTCAGCACAAATCGAGACGCGTGGGCATACAACTTTAAGGCGTCCGTCGTCGGTGAAAACATTGAGAAGTCCGTTGAGTTCTACAACTCGGAGGTGCGGAGATGGGTTCGCCTTGGAAGACCGAAAGACGTCGACGAGTTCGTAAAATACAACGATGAAAGTATTAGCTGGAGCCGGGACCTAAAACGAGACCTACAGCGTGAGAGATACGCGGAGTTCTCACAATCGAAAATTCGCCGCTCGACCTATCGGCCATTTACTTCGAAATTCGTCTTTGCGGATCGAGTGTTCAATGAGGAGATTTACCAGCAGCTGACATTTTTCCCGGAAGATACCGTCGCTAACCAGGTCATCTGTGTTCCGAGCGCGGGGGCGCGAACGCCATTTTGGACATACGCGAGTTGCAGCATCCCAAATCTAGCCCTCGTTTCGGTTGACGCTGCGCAATGCTTTCCGTTCTATACCTTTGACCAGGAAGTTGTCGCGCGCGAGAACATCACGGACTGGGCGCTGAACGAATTCCGTTCGCGCTACCGCGACAAGACAATCACGAAGTGGGACATCTTCCACTATATCTACGCTGTGCTGCACCATCCGGCGTACCGCGAGCGTTACGCCGCAAATCTGAAGCGCGAAATTCCACGCGTCCCATACGCGCCGAAAGAATCGTTCGGGGCGCTGGTGAAGGCGGGCAAGCGGCTGATGGAGATCCACGCAAACTACGAGGACCAGCCGGAGTACAAGAAGCTGAAAGAGACGGAGAAGGCGGGCGCAAAACTCGACTGGCGCGTGGAGAGGATGAAGCTGAGTAAGGACAAGACCACGCTCATCTACAACGAATTCCTGACGCTGGGCGACATCCCGCCGGCGGTCTATGAATACCGGCTGGGGAACCGGTCGGCGCTGGAGTGGATCGTCGACCAATACCAGGTGTCCACGGACAAGCGCAGCGGAATCGTGAATGATCCGAATCGCGAAGATGATCCGAAGTACACCTACAAGCTCATCAAGAAGGTGGTCGCGGTGAGTGTGGAAACGGTGGAGATCGTGAAGGGGCTGCCGGATCTGGGCCTGCCAAAGGACAAAGCCGAAGCGGCTTCGACAGTGCAATAGTCAGCGCTCCGCTTCGCTGCGCGCGGGCCACGGGCGTGTGGAAGGGACCCTCTCTCCTCAAGGAATGCCAACGAAGCGAGGTCAGCCATGCATT
This region includes:
- a CDS encoding N-6 DNA methylase; the protein is MPRLNLKATHAPVKKYYETLHQLGQFSISHEGAVADAFADLLKFCGKQFKWTFVPQYSIERKGKNPIRVDAALLDLSKLRRGVWEAKDEADDLDKEIKKKLDAGYPTNNIIFQEPKRAVLLQRGKVRREFDLEEPQELVDLLTAFFEFEEPEISEWQDAVDEFSERIPEIAGSLKKIIDDQKLKNHSFIEAFAAFVEVCRVAINPNISEEAVERMLIQHLLTERIFRRIFNNPDFSKRNVIAAEIEKVIAALTSKSFSRDEFLAQLDHFYNAIEKAAQHTADWQERQRFLNTVYERFFQGYSAREADTLGIVYTPQEIVEFMVRSVEEILEKEFDRSLSAENVHVLDPFVGTGSFMVRVMKEIKTTALEQKYKNELWCNEIMLLPYYIASMNIEHEYFERTGKYEPFEGICLVDTFELAESSQGGLGFMNAENTARVARQKHAPIKVIVGNPPYNVGQANENDNNKNRPHPTLDRRVSESYSRSSKATSLAKLNDAYIRAFRWASDRLGSEGVVAFVTNSSYLDKFAFDGVRKHLCEEFDDIYIVDLGGDVRKNPKLSGTTHNVFGIQVGVCIGIFVRRRVRSELGRVHYFATGLDWRREQKLEQLRQLGSLRTTPLAELHPDQRFSWLTEGLLSDFDAGVPLGSKDASQSATFRTYGLGLSTNRDAWAYNFKASVVGENIEKSVEFYNSEVRRWVRLGRPKDVDEFVKYNDESISWSRDLKRDLQRERYAEFSQSKIRRSTYRPFTSKFVFADRVFNEEIYQQLTFFPEDTVANQVICVPSAGARTPFWTYASCSIPNLALVSVDAAQCFPFYTFDQEVVARENITDWALNEFRSRYRDKTITKWDIFHYIYAVLHHPAYRERYAANLKREIPRVPYAPKESFGALVKAGKRLMEIHANYEDQPEYKKLKETEKAGAKLDWRVERMKLSKDKTTLIYNEFLTLGDIPPAVYEYRLGNRSALEWIVDQYQVSTDKRSGIVNDPNREDDPKYTYKLIKKVVAVSVETVEIVKGLPDLGLPKDKAEAASTVQ